A stretch of DNA from Microlunatus capsulatus:
GGTCCGGCAGCTGCGGTCCGAGGGCCGGACGGTGCTGCTGCACTGCGTCCAGGCGCAGAGCCGGACGCCGGCCGTCGCGGCGCTCTACGGGGCGCTGGTCACCGGGCGGCCGGCGCGGGAGTGCCTGGCCGACGTGCTGCGGGTGCTGCCGCGGGCGCGGCCGAACCGGGCGCTGCGGGCCGAGGTGGCGGCTCGGTGACGGCGACGACGGTTCTCACGACCACGACCGAGATCGCGCGAGGGAGGGACGCCTGATGGCCCAGATCCTCGAGGTGCACTGCCTGGCGTGCGGGACCGACGACCACCAGCTCGACGGCGCCCTCTTCGCGGGCTACCAGCCGCGCTGCGACCGCTGCGGTGAGACGCGCCTCGTCGAACGCGACGACGGCTCCGGTGCAGCCCGCCCGCGTGGGCGGAGCCAGCACGCCGTCGACGCGTGGGTGTCCGAGCAGGCGGGCACCTGCACCTGCGGAGGCCGCTTCTCGACCGCTGCGCCCGTCCGCTGCCAGAGCTGCCTGTCGACGGACGTCAGCTGCACGTCGATCGGCAGCGCCGACTGACGGCCAGGTGCTCGCCGTCGTCGAGTGCGCGCTCACGCAGGTCTAGGGGAGCCGATCACCTGCGGAAGAGCGCACTCGGCGGCGACCGCAGTCCAGGGCTCGTCGGTCAGTCGTCGCAGGAGTCGCAGTGCCCGCCGGGCATGGCGGTGAAGTGCACCGGGCACTGGGGGATCAGCCGCGGCTGCGGGGCGTCCGGGTCGACCGTCTTGGCCACCACGGGGTGCGGACCGCCGGCGCGCCAGTCGACCGACTGCAGGAACAGGTCGAGGACCCGGGTGCGGTTCTTCTCCACCCGCAGGTCCTCCGCCGGGACCCGCAGGTAGGAGGTGATGCCGCTGTCCGCCTCGACCGTCCAGCCGTGCTCGGACGCGACCTTGCGCGCGCGGGGCGGAGGCATGGCCAGGCTGAGCACCTGCGGGTGGACATAGCCGACGATGTAGCCACCACCGGCTGGTGAGAGGGCGACGTAGCCCCGGACCCGGCTCACGAGGTGCCGCTGCTCGCAGACCGACGCCACGAGCGCCTGCAGCTCGGGGGCGACGCCCCGGCCGGTCAGGTGGTCCGCGACCGCCGTCGGCATCGCGGTCTCGGTCAGCGTCGTGCTCTCGGGGTCCCCCATGGGAAGTCCTGCTCTCGTCCGCGGATCGCGGCGCCGTGTCGTGCGGGTCGTCCGACCTCCTCCCACTGTGCGCCCTCGGCGCCCGATCGCCGCATCGGCGCGGACGACCCTGTGCACGGCGGGTCGTCGCCGCCCTGCGGGTGCCAGCCTGACCGGGTGCCGGACTACCAGCCGCGGACCTTCGACCCCGGTCGGCACCCCGGCACGTCCGACCGCGCCCTGTCGTTGCGGATGAGCCGCCTCAGGCGTCGGGACAACGGACCAGAGCTGGCCCTCCGCCGGCTCCTGCACGCGTCCGGGCTGCGCTACCGCGTCGCCTGGCCCGTTCCCGGCCAGCGCCGCCGGACCATCGACATCGCCTTCACCCGGCTGCACCTCGCGGTGTTCGTCGACGGCTGCTTCTGGCACGGGTGCCCGCAGCACCTGCACCTCCCGCGCACCAACGCGGCGTGGTGGGTGCGCAAGATCGAGACCAACCGGGCCCGCGACGCCGACGTCACCGCCCAGCTCGGCAGCCTGGGCTGGACGGTGATGCGCTTCTGGGAGCACGAGGACCCGTCGGCCGCCGCGGCGACGGTGCGCACGTGGGTGACCGAGCACCGAGCCTGAGGGCCAGGATCTCAGCGGTGCTGCCGCCGGCTCCCGCCGTGCCAGTCCTCCTGCTGGCCCACCGCACCGGCGGTGACGCCGAACGCCGGCAGCTGCGGGCGCTCGCGCAGGCTGCGCTTGAGCTCGGTGAACCCCGGGAACCGGGCGAGCCCGACGACGTGGTCCCACAGGGCGACCGCGTCCTCCGGGCTGGGCAGCCGGCTGATCACCGGGCCGAAGAAGGCCGTGCCCCCGGGTGGGTCGACGTGCAGGATCGGGGTCCCGACGTCGCGCCCGGTGAGTGCCAGCGCCTCCTCGGTCTCCGCCCGGATCAGGTCGTCCTGGTCGGCGTCGTCGAGGGCCTCCACCAGCGTGCCCGGCAGGCCTGCCGCGGCCAGGGCCGGCGCCAGGAACTCCGGGGTGTCCCGGTGCTCGCCGGCGGCCCAGTCGCCCTGCGCCTCGGTCTCGAAGATCCGCTCGCCGAGCGCGGCGTAGAGGTCGCCGACGGCGCCCCTGCCGTGCTCTGCGCGCACCCGCGCCGCCACCCGCAGCAGCCGGAGGCCGGCGGTGTGCCCGGCCTCGTACTCGGGCGGGAACTGGGCGGCGTAGTCGACGCCCTCGTTGACGATCCGCAGCGAGATGAACCGCCAGTCCACCGCGTAGTCGCGCTGCTCGGCGACCAGGCGCACCCACTTCGAGGTCATCCAGGCGAAGGGGCAGACGGGGTCGAAGTAGAAGTGCAGGTCGGCGTCCACGCCGCCGACGGTAGCCCGCGGCCCCGACCCGCGACGGGCTACCCCACCACCGCCGCGTACAGCCGCTGGTACTCCTCCCGCCGGCCCCGGTAGTACTCGGCGCGCTGCGGCACCGGGGCGAGCGTCTCCCCCGTCGCCGGGTCGGCCCGCTCGACGTCCGGCGCGAGGACCTCGAGCGCCAGCAGCGCCGTGCCGCGCAGGGTCGCGCGCTTCGTCGTGACGGGGACGACGGGCGCGTCCAGGACGTCGGCCAGGACCTGCAGGAAGGAGGGGACGTCCTGGGTCACCCGGCCGCTGGCCAGGATCGTCGGCTGCTGCCCGGAGACCGCGCGCAGCTGGTCGGCGATCCGGGCGTAGGAGATCGCGACGCCCTCCAGCACCCCGCGCGCGACCTGGGCGCCGGTCGTCGCGGCCGAGATCCCGGTCAGCGTCGCCCGGGCGTCGGCCGCCCAGCCGGTCGCGCGCTCGCCCGAGAAGTAGGGCAGCACCAGCGGGGCGCCCGGCTCCGGGTCGGCCGCCGCCACCGCGTCGAGGGACGACCCGGGCGCGAGCCGGATGGTCGACTCCAGCCAGCTCACCGCCCGGCCGACGTCGTTGACGGCGCCGCCGAGCAGCGAGCGCCGCGCGTCCACCCGGTAGCACCAGAGGCCGGACGGCAGATCGTCCGGCACCGCGGGCAGCAGGATCCGCATCGCCCCGCTCGTCGCGGCCGAGGCGGCCATCGAGGACGCGTCCACCGCCCCGACGCCGACGTTGCTGGCTAGGCCGTCGGCGACCACCGGGAACCAGGCCGCGCCCGCCAGCGCCGGCCAGCGGGAGGCGACACCGGCGGCGACGTCCCGCAACGGGTCAGCCGGGTCGCGGACCTCTGACAGCTGCTCGAGGCTGATCCCGGCCGCGCCCACCAGCTCGGGGTCCCAGGCACCGGTCCGGCGGTCGAGCATGCCGGTCCAGGCGGCCGTCGCGGTCCCGGCGGCTGTCACGCCGGTCAGCCCGAGGTAGACGTACTCCCCCAGCGACATCCAGCGCGCGGCCCGGCCGAACACCTCGGGCCGGGTCTCGCGCAGCCAGCGCAGCCGCGGCGCCAGGTAGCTGGAGTGCAGCCGGGTACCCGTCCGCTGGTGGATGGCGGCCTCGTCGAGCTCCTCCCGCAGCGCGGTCACCTGGGCGCCGCACCGGGAGTCGGCGTAGGTGTAGCAGGGCGTGCAGGCCCGGCCCTCGGCGTCGACGCCCACCAGCGAGGACGCGAAGGTGTCGAGCGCGACGCCGCCGACCCGACCCACCAGCTCGGGTCGGGCGAGGGCGTCGACGATCTCCTCGACCTCGCGCACCACCGCGTCGGGGTCGAGCACCGACGTGCCGTCGCCGCCGGTGGTGAACGCGTGCGGCACCTTGTGCCGGCCGCCCTCGACCGGCCGTCCGCTGGCGTCGTAGACGTCGCCGCGGCTGGCGGTGGAGCCGATGTCGAGGGCCAGGACCAACGGCTCCTGGGCCTGCGCGAGCGGCACCCGCGCGGCCGGGTCCGGACCCGGGGTCACCAGCGCGAGCCGCGGGGCAGCACCAGCAGCGCGTCGCCGACGGGGCGCTCTCCCGTGGCGTCGGAGGGGTCGTTGACGACCTGGCCGCCGGCGACCATCGTCGTCGAGCCGCCGCCGTCGAGGTTGATCGCGTCGCGCATCCCGAGCGCCTGCGCCAGCTGCCCGGTCTCGACGATGCTCGTCCCGAGGCTGGTGAGGCTGCGGCCGTCGACCGTGGCGATCAGCGTCCGGCCCGCGCGGTCGACGCCGGCGAAGGTGCGCGGGTTCCGCTGCTGGCTGAAGCCGTAGTAGATGCTCGGCGACGGCTGGACGAAGCCGTCGGCCTGCGGCGTCACGTGCACCCGTCCGTCGCGGACCAGCTCGGGCCCGCCGTTGACGACCGAGGTCCCGGAGCCGGGACGGATCAGCCGGTGGCCCGACCCCTGCAGACCGGTGCGGACCTGCAGCCGCTGGCCGACGCGGGCGAGCCGGGTCAGCCGAGGCGCGAGGTCGCCGGTGGCCTGGAGCGAGCGCTGGCCGGCGGCCAGGGCGACCCCGCGGGCCGTGCGGACGGCGACGACGCGCGAGCGGCGGTCGAGGACGACCTCGGTGCCCGGGCCCGCGGGCGTGGTGGCGCCGAATTGGCGGGTGAAGACGACCAGCTCGTCGTCGTCGGTGCAGGTGACGTCGTGCCGGGGCAGGGCGGTGGGCAGCTCGTCGGCGGTGCCGCCGCAGTTGCGGATGAGCCCGGGCACCCGGTCGATGCCGTCGAGGACCAGCCGGCGGCCGTGGCTCGCGACCGAGCCCGCCCAGTGCAGCCGCTCCACCGACGTGCGGCGGGCGTCGGAGCGCAGCACCAGCGCCGGACGGCGGCCGACGGTCTCGCTCAGCAGCCGGCCGTCGTAGACGCCCACGCCGGCGGGGTCGCCCGGGGCGCCGGCGGCGGGGTCGAGGACGAAGTAGCCGGCGTTGGTCGCGGCGGTCGCACCGGCGGCCGTCGCCAGCGCGCTGGTGGTCTCGCGGCGCTCGAGGTCGGGGCCGTAGGAGGCCTCCAGCGTGCCGGAGAACCGCCGAGGGTCGATGGTCAGCACCCGGACCTGCCACGGTCCGCGGGCCGACGAGCCGCCGTCCCAGCCGGTGTAGCGGGTGGCGCCGGTGAAGCCGGCCGCGACCAGCCGGGCCCGCAGCGCGTCGGCGCCGGCCTGGGTGGGCTCGCTGCCGACCCGCACCCGCCAGCCCAGGCTGCCGCCGGCGTAGTCGGCGGTGGCCGGGGTGACGACCTCCTCGACGCGCGGGGCGGAGCCCGCGGCCCGCACGCGGGCGGCGAGAGCGTCGGCGTCCACCCGGCTCGACAGGGCCGCGGGCGGCGCGTCCGGGTCGGGCGAGGTCGGGCCGCCGGGGATGGCGAGCTCGACCGTCCAGACCGCGGCCGGGTCGACGGCGCCGCGGACGACGGTGGTCAGCGTGACGCCCGGCTGCAGCGTCGTGGTGGTCCGCTGCTCGGCCAGACCGGCGGGGCCGAGCGGCAGCTCGCGGGCGGAGGTCGGCGGGCGGGGCGGGCTGGCCGCCGCGACGGGCGCCCCGGCGGGCGCGACGAGGACGGCGGTGACGACGAGGGCACCGCCGAGGCGGCCGATCCGGGAGGTGGGCACGGCCTCAACCTAGGACACCCCGACGCGGCTGACGAGGGCCCGGCCCGGCCGGCGACGAGGGTCCGGCGTCCGTCCCCGGGAATCCAGCGCTCGTTCACCCGGGAGGCCCCGATCGGGGCCCGGACGGTCATCTGGCGCTGGTTTCCCAGGGCGCCGTATGGTGCCCGCACCGGATCCGGACCAGGCCGGACCCGGGCCGGACGAGGGGGCGACGTGACGGCGGAGAGCCCGGAGACGGCGGGACGGGCCGGGATCGGCCGCGCCCGGCAGAACGCGGTCTACCGCGCCGGCGTGCTCGGCCACCGGCCGGGCGTCCCCACCGACGCCGACGCCCTCGAGCGGCGGGCCCGCCGGGTGATGAGCCGGGAGGCCTGGGCCTACGTCGCGGGCGGGGCCGGCAGCGGCGCGACGATGCAGCACAACCGCGAGGCCTTCGCCCGGCACCGGGTCGTGCCCCGGGTGCTGCACGGCGTCGTCGAGCGCGACCTCGGCACCACCCTGCTCGGGGTCCGGCACCGCTCGCCGCTCCTGGTGGCGCCGGTCGGCGCGGCCGACCTCGTCCGGCCCGACGCCGACGTGCTCATCGCCGAGGGCGCGGACGCGGCCGGCGTCGGCTACGTCTTCTCCAACCAGGGCGGCAGCCCGATGGAGCGGACGGCGACGGCGATGGGCTCGACGCCGTTCTGGTACCAGCTCTACTGGTCCAGCGACAAGGACCTCGTCGACTCCCTCATCGGGCGGGCGGAGGCCTGCGGGGCGGGCGCGCTGGTCGTCACCCTCGACACCACCGTGCTGGGCTGGCGCCCGCAGGACCTCGACCTCGGCTCGCTGCCCTTCGCCCGTGGGCTGGGCCTGGCGCAGTACACCTCGGACCCGCGCTTCACCGCCCTGGTCCGAGAGCGGCTGGCCGGCACGCCGGGTGCCGCCGCGCGGACGCCGGTCACCCTCGGGGCGCTGCGCAGCCTGTGGTCGATCAGCCGCCACCACCCCGGCCGGCTGCTGGACAACCTCCGCTCGGCCGAGCCGCGGGCCGCCGTCCAGGCCTTCCTCGACGTCTACTCCAACCCCGGCCTGTCCTGGGACCACCTCGCCACCCTCCGCGACCGCACGACGCTGCCCGTCCTGCTCAAGGGCGTCCTGCACCCCGACGACGCCCGCCGCGCACTGGACCTCGGCGTCGACGGGCTCGTCGTGTCCAACCACGGCGGCCGCCAGGTCGACCGAGCCGTCGCCTCGCTGGACGCCCTCGTCGCGATCCGGGCCGCCGTCGGGCCGCAGCCCACCCTGCTGCTGGACAGCGGCATCCGCACCGGGACCGACGTCCTCGTCGGCCTGGCCCTGGGCGCCGACGCCTGCCTCGTCGGCCGCCCGCACCTCTACGGCCTCGCGCTCGCCGGCGCTGACGGCGTTCGGCAGGTGCTGGAGAACCTGCTCGCCGAGCTGGAGCTGACGATGGCGCTCACCGGCGCCCCCGACCTGGCCGCCGTGACCCCCGAGCTGCTGGCCCCGTGAGCACCGCGACCGCCGCCTGCCCCAAGCACATGGTGCACGGGCCGTGCGGGGGCGTGGCCGCCGACGGGACCTGCGAGCTGGGCGACCGCCGCTGCTCCTTCGTCGACGTCCCCGTCGTCCTGCGGCACCCGCTCGCCGACGGCGCGGCCGGGACGGCCGAGCCCGCCCCGACCGACCTGCGCGGGCTGCTCCGCCGAGGCCGGGTCGTCGTCGCCGACTTCCCGGGCGTCGCCCTCGACGCCGGCTCGGTGACGGCCGTCGGGCGGGTCCTGGCCCCAAGCGTGCACGCCGTGCTCGCCGGGGACTCCCCGCGCAGCCGGGTGCAGTTCCCGCCCGCCTACCGGGCGGCGCTCCTGAGGGCCGCCGGGCTGCGCGCCTGGACCGGCCTCAACTGCCGCGACCGCAACCGCGTCGCGCTGGAGGGCGAGCTGGCCGCCCTGGCCCACCTGGGCGTCGACGCCGTGCACTGCGTGACCGGCGACCACCCCGCGCTCGGCTCGCGGGCCGACGCCGCCGCCGTCTTCGACCTCGACTCCACCCAGCTGGCCGAGCTCGCCGTCCGCGCCGGTCTGCTGACCTCGGTCGGGGAGTCGCCCACCGCTCCCCCGCACGACCAGCGGGCGGCCCGGCTCGTCGAGAAGCTGTCGACCGGGGCCGAGGTCTGCTTCGTCAACCACTGCGGCGGGCTCGCGCCGGTCCGGGCCTTCCTCGCGGAGGTGCGGGACCGCGGCGCCGACCCCTGGTTCCTGCCGTGCGTGCCGGTGGTCACCGACGTGGCCAGCGCCGAGCTGCTCGCGTCGTTCCCCGGGTTCGTCCTGCCGCCCGGCTTCCTCGAGCGGATCCTGCGGGCGGCCGACCCCGAGGAGGCGGGGGTCGCGGCCGCCGTCGAGCTGAGCGAGGAGCTGATGACCGTGCCCGGGGTCGCCGGGGTCAACCTCTCCGGCGGGAGCGCGCCGGGCGCCGAGCTGCCCTTCGCCGCCGCCCTGGCCGAGATCGGCCGCCGGCTGGGCGTCGACGCCCCGATCAGCGCGGACGGCTAGCCCGGCTGGTGGTCGACGGCCCAGCCGTCGCCGTCGCGGACGACGACGGTGCGGTGGCTCGCCGCGTCCGGGTCGCCCTCCCAGAAGACGTAGCGGTGCGGGACCACCTCGTAACCGACCCAGGTGGTCGG
This window harbors:
- a CDS encoding gluconokinase — its product is MTPGPDPAARVPLAQAQEPLVLALDIGSTASRGDVYDASGRPVEGGRHKVPHAFTTGGDGTSVLDPDAVVREVEEIVDALARPELVGRVGGVALDTFASSLVGVDAEGRACTPCYTYADSRCGAQVTALREELDEAAIHQRTGTRLHSSYLAPRLRWLRETRPEVFGRAARWMSLGEYVYLGLTGVTAAGTATAAWTGMLDRRTGAWDPELVGAAGISLEQLSEVRDPADPLRDVAAGVASRWPALAGAAWFPVVADGLASNVGVGAVDASSMAASAATSGAMRILLPAVPDDLPSGLWCYRVDARRSLLGGAVNDVGRAVSWLESTIRLAPGSSLDAVAAADPEPGAPLVLPYFSGERATGWAADARATLTGISAATTGAQVARGVLEGVAISYARIADQLRAVSGQQPTILASGRVTQDVPSFLQVLADVLDAPVVPVTTKRATLRGTALLALEVLAPDVERADPATGETLAPVPQRAEYYRGRREEYQRLYAAVVG
- a CDS encoding phosphodiester glycosidase family protein translates to MPTSRIGRLGGALVVTAVLVAPAGAPVAAASPPRPPTSARELPLGPAGLAEQRTTTTLQPGVTLTTVVRGAVDPAAVWTVELAIPGGPTSPDPDAPPAALSSRVDADALAARVRAAGSAPRVEEVVTPATADYAGGSLGWRVRVGSEPTQAGADALRARLVAAGFTGATRYTGWDGGSSARGPWQVRVLTIDPRRFSGTLEASYGPDLERRETTSALATAAGATAATNAGYFVLDPAAGAPGDPAGVGVYDGRLLSETVGRRPALVLRSDARRTSVERLHWAGSVASHGRRLVLDGIDRVPGLIRNCGGTADELPTALPRHDVTCTDDDELVVFTRQFGATTPAGPGTEVVLDRRSRVVAVRTARGVALAAGQRSLQATGDLAPRLTRLARVGQRLQVRTGLQGSGHRLIRPGSGTSVVNGGPELVRDGRVHVTPQADGFVQPSPSIYYGFSQQRNPRTFAGVDRAGRTLIATVDGRSLTSLGTSIVETGQLAQALGMRDAINLDGGGSTTMVAGGQVVNDPSDATGERPVGDALLVLPRGSRW
- a CDS encoding very short patch repair endonuclease, which encodes MPDYQPRTFDPGRHPGTSDRALSLRMSRLRRRDNGPELALRRLLHASGLRYRVAWPVPGQRRRTIDIAFTRLHLAVFVDGCFWHGCPQHLHLPRTNAAWWVRKIETNRARDADVTAQLGSLGWTVMRFWEHEDPSAAAATVRTWVTEHRA
- a CDS encoding mycothiol-dependent nitroreductase Rv2466c family protein, which codes for MDADLHFYFDPVCPFAWMTSKWVRLVAEQRDYAVDWRFISLRIVNEGVDYAAQFPPEYEAGHTAGLRLLRVAARVRAEHGRGAVGDLYAALGERIFETEAQGDWAAGEHRDTPEFLAPALAAAGLPGTLVEALDDADQDDLIRAETEEALALTGRDVGTPILHVDPPGGTAFFGPVISRLPSPEDAVALWDHVVGLARFPGFTELKRSLRERPQLPAFGVTAGAVGQQEDWHGGSRRQHR
- a CDS encoding methylenetetrahydrofolate reductase C-terminal domain-containing protein; amino-acid sequence: MSTATAACPKHMVHGPCGGVAADGTCELGDRRCSFVDVPVVLRHPLADGAAGTAEPAPTDLRGLLRRGRVVVADFPGVALDAGSVTAVGRVLAPSVHAVLAGDSPRSRVQFPPAYRAALLRAAGLRAWTGLNCRDRNRVALEGELAALAHLGVDAVHCVTGDHPALGSRADAAAVFDLDSTQLAELAVRAGLLTSVGESPTAPPHDQRAARLVEKLSTGAEVCFVNHCGGLAPVRAFLAEVRDRGADPWFLPCVPVVTDVASAELLASFPGFVLPPGFLERILRAADPEEAGVAAAVELSEELMTVPGVAGVNLSGGSAPGAELPFAAALAEIGRRLGVDAPISADG
- a CDS encoding alpha-hydroxy-acid oxidizing protein, yielding MTAESPETAGRAGIGRARQNAVYRAGVLGHRPGVPTDADALERRARRVMSREAWAYVAGGAGSGATMQHNREAFARHRVVPRVLHGVVERDLGTTLLGVRHRSPLLVAPVGAADLVRPDADVLIAEGADAAGVGYVFSNQGGSPMERTATAMGSTPFWYQLYWSSDKDLVDSLIGRAEACGAGALVVTLDTTVLGWRPQDLDLGSLPFARGLGLAQYTSDPRFTALVRERLAGTPGAAARTPVTLGALRSLWSISRHHPGRLLDNLRSAEPRAAVQAFLDVYSNPGLSWDHLATLRDRTTLPVLLKGVLHPDDARRALDLGVDGLVVSNHGGRQVDRAVASLDALVAIRAAVGPQPTLLLDSGIRTGTDVLVGLALGADACLVGRPHLYGLALAGADGVRQVLENLLAELELTMALTGAPDLAAVTPELLAP